In the genome of Terriglobales bacterium, one region contains:
- a CDS encoding GspMb/PilO family protein: MISNLRELRKRLLWLLGFLLVVDVATGAFLLSPLARSREELMMEKQSLEARRGLREREVAPLRQIDRKLKQAATDLDKFYAERVPTEASALADRLGKLAAKNDVQISQVKYTTGESELNGLRQVTIKADLSADYLDLTKFLNALERDPMFFVIQRITLNEGEEGQVRLNLELETYLKQES, encoded by the coding sequence ATGATCTCGAACCTGCGCGAGCTGCGGAAACGCCTGCTGTGGCTGCTGGGGTTCCTTCTGGTGGTCGATGTAGCGACGGGCGCCTTCCTGCTCTCGCCGCTGGCCCGCTCCCGTGAAGAGCTGATGATGGAGAAGCAGAGCCTGGAAGCGCGCCGCGGGCTGCGCGAGCGGGAGGTAGCGCCGCTGCGCCAAATCGACCGGAAACTGAAACAGGCAGCGACGGACCTGGACAAGTTCTACGCTGAGCGCGTGCCTACGGAGGCGTCGGCGCTGGCAGACCGGTTGGGCAAGCTGGCCGCCAAGAATGACGTGCAAATCTCCCAGGTGAAGTACACCACCGGCGAGAGCGAACTGAACGGGCTGCGCCAGGTGACCATCAAGGCCGACCTCAGCGCCGACTACCTGGACCTGACGAAGTTCCTCAACGCGCTGGAGCGCGACCCCATGTTCTTCGTCATCCAGCGCATCACACTGAACGAAGGCGAGGAGGGCCAGGTGCGGTTGAACCTGGAACTGGAAACGTACCTGAAGCAGGAGAGCTAG
- a CDS encoding ABC transporter permease, producing MTSRIATIAFATFREAVRDRVLYNLILFALLLTAASVLVGQVSIDIGRQVVINLGLTSVSLFGILIAIFIGIGLVWKEMERRTLYTLLARPVRRWEFVLGKFAGLVGTLVVNASIMAVGVFAALYYVAGKFEPGDKWIFVALYFIVLQFIVITALALLFSTFSSPLLSAVMAFALFVIGTFAEDLRAFAQMSEGVSRWATTAAAYLVPNFASMNVIAGVAHQQPVAGDLILHNTLYALLYAAGALSAAVLIFEHRNLK from the coding sequence ATGACCTCGCGCATCGCCACCATCGCCTTTGCCACCTTCCGCGAGGCCGTGCGCGACCGCGTCCTCTACAACCTCATCCTTTTCGCCCTTCTCCTCACCGCCGCCTCCGTGCTCGTCGGCCAGGTCTCCATCGATATCGGCCGCCAGGTGGTCATCAATCTCGGTCTCACGTCGGTGTCGCTGTTCGGCATCCTCATCGCCATCTTCATCGGCATCGGCCTGGTCTGGAAGGAAATGGAGAGGCGCACCCTCTACACCCTGCTGGCGCGCCCCGTGCGCCGGTGGGAGTTCGTCCTGGGCAAGTTCGCCGGACTGGTCGGCACGCTGGTGGTCAACGCTTCCATCATGGCCGTGGGAGTCTTTGCCGCTCTCTACTACGTGGCCGGCAAGTTCGAGCCCGGCGACAAATGGATCTTCGTCGCGCTTTACTTCATCGTCCTCCAGTTCATCGTCATCACGGCGCTGGCGCTCCTGTTCTCCACCTTCTCCTCGCCGCTGCTTTCGGCCGTGATGGCCTTTGCGTTGTTCGTCATCGGGACCTTCGCCGAGGACCTGCGCGCCTTCGCCCAGATGAGCGAAGGCGTTTCGCGCTGGGCTACCACCGCCGCCGCGTACCTGGTCCCTAACTTCGCCTCCATGAACGTCATCGCCGGCGTCGCCCACCAGCAACCCGTCGCCGGCGATCTCATCCTGCACAACACCCTGTACGCATTGCTCTATGCCGCCGGGGCGCTGAGCGCCGCCGTCCTCATCTTCGAGCACCGCAACCTGAAATGA
- a CDS encoding nuclear transport factor 2 family protein, producing the protein MDEEARRELIALSHEWDRAMVANDADKIGRYMAEEWTIIGSDGNLCDKKTFLGLVRSGVLSHDVMESHDMDVRVYGDCAVVIARGVSGGKYQGQPFREGERVTCVFVRQEGQWKCVVTHLSRIVPR; encoded by the coding sequence ATGGACGAAGAAGCCAGAAGAGAGCTGATCGCCCTCTCGCACGAATGGGACCGGGCGATGGTGGCGAACGACGCGGACAAGATCGGGCGCTACATGGCCGAGGAGTGGACGATCATCGGGTCCGACGGAAACCTGTGCGACAAGAAGACATTTCTGGGGCTGGTGCGGTCGGGAGTGTTGAGCCACGACGTGATGGAATCGCACGACATGGACGTGCGCGTTTACGGGGATTGCGCCGTGGTGATTGCGCGTGGCGTTTCCGGGGGGAAGTACCAGGGACAGCCGTTCCGCGAAGGCGAGCGCGTGACCTGCGTGTTTGTGAGGCAGGAAGGGCAGTGGAAGTGCGTGGTGACGCATCTTTCGCGCATCGTCCCACGTTAG
- a CDS encoding GspE/PulE family protein translates to MANETNPAGGRRTPLFANGGNGGRAPVATPVDEEARAHDLAGRYRCEYVDLKHFRIQHELFRSIPVDLMFRYNFVPLEVTEDGRLAIAIDDPSKLMMIDEIGLLLGKRILTKVATLSQISDLLKKTEQSQRVLEEASEGFTLDVIREDELADETISIEKLTAEGDISPIIRLVDTTIFTALQRRASDIHIETRDDSVAIKYRIDGVLQPAMSPIARDHHSTIISRIKVMSELDIAERRVPQDGRFRVRYNNRSIDFRVSIMPSIHGEDAVLRVLDKESMSEKFRKLTLDVVGFSDEDLKKFRRYISEPYGMVLVTGPTGSGKTTTLYAALNEIKTDEDKIVTIEDPVEYQIRGVTQIPVNEKKGLTFARGLRSILRHDPDKIMVGEIRDTETAQIAIQSALTGHLVFTTVHANNVVDVIGRFLNMGVEPYNFVSSLNCILAQRLVRVICDNCKRQVEYDSETLEASGLDPAEWGRQPFYEGAGCIECAGTGFRGRTAIHELLELSDNIREMILAKKPTSEIRREAKKEGMHFLRESALAKVQAGTTTLREINKVTFIETTR, encoded by the coding sequence ATGGCCAACGAGACCAATCCGGCCGGGGGGCGGCGTACGCCGCTGTTCGCCAACGGCGGCAACGGGGGGCGCGCCCCGGTGGCGACCCCGGTGGATGAAGAAGCGCGGGCGCACGACCTGGCCGGCCGCTACCGCTGCGAGTACGTGGACCTGAAGCACTTCCGCATCCAGCACGAACTGTTCCGCTCCATTCCTGTGGACCTGATGTTTCGCTACAACTTCGTGCCGCTGGAAGTGACCGAAGACGGGCGGCTGGCCATCGCCATCGACGATCCCAGCAAGCTGATGATGATCGACGAGATCGGGCTGCTGCTGGGCAAGCGCATCCTCACCAAGGTGGCGACGCTTTCGCAGATCAGCGACCTGCTGAAGAAGACCGAGCAGTCGCAGCGCGTACTGGAGGAGGCCAGCGAGGGCTTCACCCTGGACGTGATCCGCGAAGACGAGCTGGCGGATGAGACCATCTCCATCGAGAAGCTGACCGCCGAGGGCGACATCAGCCCCATCATCCGCCTGGTGGACACGACCATCTTCACCGCGCTGCAGCGGCGGGCTTCGGACATCCACATCGAAACGCGCGACGACTCGGTGGCCATCAAGTACCGCATCGACGGGGTGCTGCAGCCGGCCATGTCGCCCATCGCGCGCGACCATCACTCGACCATCATCAGCCGCATCAAGGTGATGAGCGAGCTGGATATCGCGGAGCGCCGCGTGCCCCAGGACGGCCGCTTCCGTGTGCGCTACAACAACCGCTCCATCGACTTCCGCGTCTCCATCATGCCCTCCATCCACGGCGAGGACGCGGTGCTGCGCGTGCTGGACAAGGAGTCGATGAGCGAGAAGTTCCGCAAGCTCACGCTGGACGTGGTGGGCTTCAGCGACGAAGACCTGAAGAAGTTCCGCCGCTACATCTCGGAGCCCTACGGCATGGTTTTAGTAACGGGGCCCACGGGGTCCGGCAAGACGACCACGCTCTACGCCGCGCTGAATGAGATCAAGACCGATGAAGACAAGATCGTGACCATTGAAGACCCGGTGGAGTACCAAATCCGCGGGGTGACGCAGATCCCGGTAAACGAGAAGAAAGGGCTGACGTTCGCGCGCGGGCTGCGCTCCATCCTGCGGCACGACCCGGACAAGATCATGGTGGGCGAGATCCGCGACACAGAGACGGCGCAGATCGCCATCCAGTCGGCGCTGACCGGGCACTTGGTGTTCACCACCGTACACGCCAACAACGTGGTGGATGTGATCGGGCGGTTCCTGAACATGGGGGTGGAGCCGTACAACTTCGTCTCCTCGCTGAACTGCATCCTGGCGCAGCGGCTGGTGCGAGTGATCTGCGACAACTGCAAACGGCAGGTGGAGTACGACAGCGAGACCCTGGAAGCCAGCGGCCTGGACCCGGCGGAATGGGGCCGGCAGCCGTTCTACGAGGGCGCGGGATGCATCGAGTGCGCAGGCACGGGGTTCCGCGGACGCACCGCCATCCACGAGCTGCTGGAGCTGAGCGACAACATCCGCGAAATGATCCTGGCCAAGAAGCCGACGTCGGAGATCCGCCGCGAAGCCAAGAAAGAAGGCATGCACTTCCTGCGCGAGTCGGCGCTGGCGAAAGTGCAGGCGGGTACGACCACGCTGAGGGAGATCAATAAGGTCACGTTTATTGAGACGACGCGGTAG
- a CDS encoding outer membrane lipoprotein carrier protein LolA, which yields MRFAALLLLTVSLPLAAQPDVTSLARSVDARYNRLQSLSAEFTEIYRGQGMARTESGTMWLKRPGKMRWEYRQPREKLFVTDGKTAYFYLPEERQVRRAPVKKLDDLRSPLRYLLGQSRLLKEFPDLAPAPDLKPLEPANTVLRGAPEHMAGRVEQVWLEVAPDSRITRIVIEEVDGSTTEFRFRYLTENQLRDDARFRFTPPAGTEVIETEAFEP from the coding sequence ATGCGCTTTGCTGCCCTCCTGCTGCTCACCGTCTCCCTCCCCCTCGCCGCGCAGCCGGACGTCACGAGCCTCGCCCGATCCGTGGACGCGCGCTACAACCGCCTGCAATCGCTCTCGGCGGAGTTCACCGAGATCTACCGCGGCCAGGGGATGGCGCGCACCGAGAGCGGCACCATGTGGCTGAAGCGGCCCGGCAAGATGCGCTGGGAGTACCGCCAGCCGCGCGAGAAGCTGTTCGTGACCGACGGCAAGACCGCCTACTTCTATCTGCCGGAGGAGCGCCAGGTGCGCCGCGCCCCGGTCAAGAAGCTCGACGACCTGCGCTCGCCGCTGCGCTATCTGCTGGGCCAGTCGCGACTGCTGAAGGAATTTCCTGACCTTGCGCCGGCGCCGGACCTGAAGCCGCTCGAGCCCGCGAACACCGTGCTGCGTGGCGCGCCCGAGCATATGGCCGGACGGGTCGAGCAGGTGTGGCTGGAGGTCGCTCCCGACTCGCGCATCACCCGCATCGTCATCGAGGAAGTGGACGGCTCGACCACCGAGTTCCGCTTTCGTTACCTCACGGAGAACCAGCTCCGCGACGACGCCAGGTTCCGCTTCACGCCACCGGCCGGGACGGAGGTGATTGAGACGGAAGCCTTCGAACCTTAG
- a CDS encoding ABC transporter ATP-binding protein, with protein sequence MAAIEIQGLSKTYTVGFLRKKQKVALKPLNLTIESGEVFGYLGPNGAGKTTTLKLLMGIIFPTAGSASILGMAHDDPRVKARIGFLPEQPYFYDQLTAAELLDYYGHLSGMDVATRRRRAAELLERVGLADARDTALRKFSKGMLQRVGIAQAILHDPDVVFLDEPMSGLDPVGRREVRDLIRSLKDEGKTVFFSTHILSDAEALCDRVAVLHLGELRAVGAVASLAAAGPAKVEVLWQGMAALDAVRALGAECRVAGDTISAVLAEEKLNSVIDLLRRDTCRLISVTPVRATLEDYFVRQIAQPAPPAEVRR encoded by the coding sequence ATGGCTGCCATCGAAATCCAGGGTCTCTCGAAGACCTACACGGTCGGCTTCCTGCGCAAGAAGCAGAAGGTTGCGCTCAAACCTCTCAACCTGACCATCGAATCCGGCGAGGTCTTTGGCTACCTCGGCCCCAACGGCGCCGGCAAGACCACCACGTTGAAGCTCCTGATGGGGATCATCTTCCCCACCGCCGGCTCCGCCAGCATCCTGGGCATGGCCCACGATGACCCGCGCGTCAAGGCGCGCATCGGATTCCTTCCCGAGCAGCCCTACTTTTACGACCAGCTCACCGCCGCCGAGCTGCTCGACTACTACGGGCATCTGTCCGGCATGGACGTGGCCACGCGACGCCGGCGCGCCGCCGAGTTGCTCGAGCGCGTCGGTCTGGCCGATGCGCGTGACACCGCGCTGCGCAAGTTCTCCAAGGGCATGTTGCAGCGCGTGGGCATCGCCCAGGCCATCCTGCACGATCCCGACGTCGTTTTCCTGGATGAGCCCATGAGCGGCCTCGACCCCGTCGGCCGCCGCGAGGTCCGCGACCTCATCCGCAGCCTCAAGGACGAAGGCAAGACCGTCTTCTTCTCCACCCACATCCTCTCCGACGCCGAAGCGCTCTGCGACCGCGTCGCCGTGCTGCATCTCGGCGAACTGCGCGCCGTGGGCGCCGTGGCCTCGCTCGCCGCCGCCGGCCCCGCCAAGGTCGAGGTCCTCTGGCAGGGCATGGCCGCTCTCGACGCCGTGCGCGCCCTGGGCGCCGAGTGCCGCGTCGCCGGCGACACGATTTCCGCCGTCCTCGCCGAGGAAAAACTCAACTCCGTGATCGACTTGCTGCGCCGCGACACCTGCCGCCTCATCTCGGTTACGCCGGTGCGCGCCACCCTCGAGGACTACTTCGTGCGGCAGATCGCCCAGCCCGCTCCGCCCGCGGAGGTCCGCCGATGA
- a CDS encoding tetratricopeptide repeat protein: protein MPGTEAEIGPDSERRGRIFLAVALLLTAVSYSGTLRGQFVYDDVTQIVRNPFLQSWSFLPQYFSQHVWAHIWPDQPGNYYRPVFLVWLLINRSLFGLEPLGWHVMSLLAQLACTALVYRLAERLLRDGYAAGFTALIFGVHPVHLEGVAWVSGATEPLMAVLAVASFLCWMDWYEHAPRRGLWLAGSLILFLFSMMMKETGMAVAGLAAVHALAFPHEPGRRKAVTGALSALAAFLPVAAAYLAMRAHVLRGGGQPEWAELANFLLTLPSVAMFYLQHLLWPVKLGVFYDLGMVTRPEFRGFWLPLAGVIAGAGTLGWWARRRPKVMSGLAWLILPLLPALAGVAVFDPHDLVHDRYLYLPVAGFAMLVALGLRKIRWGRSEVFGLPAGQAVAFGALVLFLAAATAAQSGYWASNLLLYTRGVEIAPGNVLARDNLANELHKRGRTDLAIQLYKESAALDPQHWTTHFAMGVTYFESGRFEEADQALSRAIQLRPLNANQYYFQGLARMNSGRWPEAETPLRKAIEIWPREAGFHHALGTVLSRLGQEDEARREWETALQLNPASPARQELEEMKRRVSVPR from the coding sequence ATGCCAGGAACAGAGGCGGAGATCGGACCGGACTCGGAACGCAGGGGGCGGATCTTCCTGGCCGTCGCGCTGCTGCTGACGGCGGTGTCGTATTCCGGGACGCTGCGGGGTCAGTTCGTCTACGACGATGTGACGCAGATCGTGCGCAATCCCTTTCTTCAGTCATGGAGCTTCCTGCCGCAATACTTCAGCCAGCACGTGTGGGCGCACATCTGGCCGGACCAGCCGGGCAACTACTACCGGCCGGTGTTCCTGGTGTGGCTGCTGATCAATCGCTCGCTGTTCGGACTGGAACCGCTGGGATGGCATGTGATGTCACTGCTGGCGCAGCTGGCGTGCACGGCGCTGGTGTACCGGCTGGCGGAGCGCCTGTTGCGCGATGGCTACGCCGCCGGATTCACCGCGCTGATCTTCGGCGTTCATCCCGTCCACCTGGAGGGGGTGGCGTGGGTCTCGGGCGCAACCGAGCCGCTGATGGCGGTGCTGGCAGTGGCATCCTTCCTGTGCTGGATGGACTGGTATGAGCATGCTCCCCGCCGAGGGTTGTGGCTGGCTGGTTCCCTGATTCTATTTCTGTTTTCCATGATGATGAAGGAAACGGGGATGGCGGTGGCGGGCCTGGCGGCGGTGCACGCGCTGGCGTTCCCACACGAGCCTGGGCGGAGGAAAGCGGTGACAGGCGCTCTTTCCGCGCTGGCGGCATTCCTGCCGGTGGCGGCGGCTTACCTGGCCATGCGCGCGCATGTGCTGCGCGGAGGAGGACAGCCAGAATGGGCGGAACTGGCCAATTTCCTGCTTACGCTGCCGTCGGTGGCGATGTTCTATCTGCAGCACCTGCTGTGGCCGGTGAAGCTCGGCGTCTTTTACGATCTGGGAATGGTGACCCGCCCGGAATTCCGGGGGTTCTGGTTGCCACTAGCCGGAGTGATTGCAGGTGCGGGCACTCTGGGGTGGTGGGCGAGGCGGCGTCCGAAAGTGATGAGCGGCCTGGCCTGGCTGATTTTGCCGCTGCTGCCCGCCCTGGCCGGTGTGGCAGTCTTCGATCCGCATGATCTGGTACACGACCGCTATCTGTATCTGCCGGTGGCTGGCTTCGCGATGCTGGTAGCCCTGGGTCTGCGGAAGATCCGCTGGGGACGCTCTGAGGTTTTCGGATTGCCCGCGGGCCAGGCCGTAGCCTTCGGCGCCCTGGTGCTGTTCCTGGCCGCGGCGACTGCGGCGCAAAGCGGGTACTGGGCCAGCAACCTGCTGCTCTACACGCGGGGCGTGGAAATCGCGCCCGGAAACGTTCTGGCGCGCGACAATCTGGCGAACGAGCTGCACAAGCGCGGACGCACCGATCTGGCTATCCAGCTCTACAAGGAGTCGGCGGCGCTGGACCCGCAGCACTGGACCACGCACTTCGCGATGGGCGTGACGTATTTCGAATCGGGCCGTTTCGAGGAGGCAGACCAGGCACTGAGCCGCGCCATCCAGTTGCGCCCGCTGAATGCCAACCAGTACTACTTTCAGGGGCTGGCGCGGATGAACAGCGGGCGCTGGCCGGAGGCGGAAACGCCGCTGCGCAAGGCGATCGAGATCTGGCCGCGAGAGGCCGGCTTCCACCATGCGCTGGGAACGGTGCTGAGCCGGCTGGGCCAAGAGGACGAAGCGCGCCGCGAGTGGGAAACCGCCTTGCAGTTGAACCCGGCCTCACCCGCGCGCCAGGAACTCGAGGAAATGAAACGCCGGGTTTCAGTCCCCCGCTAG
- a CDS encoding tetratricopeptide repeat protein, translated as MPRPGFLLGLALLLTALAYLDTLRFQFVYDDIPQIVLNPRLESWSFVPAFFREHVWAHMQGPNEGNYYRPVFLLWLLVNRTLFGLNPLGWHATALALHLAVTFLVGRLAFSVSQDAWMAALAALIFGLHPIHVEAVAWLSSANDPLAALFAISCSLFWLRSRRDPRPSRWLALSLLCYSLALLTKESVIVLPLMVALLAWMTDSSSGALGRALRQSGPYWLLTLFLYLPLRYAVFGRLGSLATPITWDTLLWTLPSVAWFYSGKLLLPIGLSAFYDFSFVNSPDFANFALPLLGLLALAAGLWFIGRRWPSPALVAGLVWLLPILPVLALPAFPATQIVGDRYLYLPSIGFVTLVALALRRIRLGSTLRFGLPTGQFTAALVLAALLGAGTVAQARHWATNLSLYTRAVEMAPRNLDALTFLANELTNRGQMDLAIRLYHEALAIDPNYWWGNLSLGITYYRAGDLAQAEMFLSRAITANPNNSLQFLHLGLVRRAQGDLPQAQAALEHAIRLEPTASGYRTILAEVEEQRGDLEAALRHYREEAALVPNHAVLAERIRRVEQRLRERPADSQPTLERKP; from the coding sequence GTGCCGCGTCCTGGTTTCCTCCTGGGACTGGCTCTGCTGCTCACCGCCCTCGCCTACCTCGACACGCTGCGCTTCCAGTTCGTTTACGACGACATTCCGCAGATCGTGCTCAACCCGCGCCTCGAATCCTGGAGTTTCGTGCCTGCGTTCTTTCGGGAACACGTTTGGGCCCACATGCAGGGTCCGAACGAAGGCAACTACTACCGGCCGGTGTTTCTGCTCTGGCTGCTCGTCAATCGGACGTTGTTCGGGCTGAACCCTCTCGGCTGGCATGCGACCGCGCTCGCGCTGCACCTGGCGGTGACCTTCCTGGTGGGACGCCTCGCGTTCTCCGTCAGCCAGGACGCCTGGATGGCGGCGCTTGCCGCCCTGATCTTCGGACTGCACCCCATTCACGTCGAGGCGGTCGCCTGGCTGTCGAGTGCCAACGATCCCCTGGCTGCCCTGTTCGCCATCTCCTGCTCCCTCTTTTGGTTGCGAAGCCGCCGCGATCCCCGGCCATCGCGCTGGCTGGCTCTTTCGCTGCTTTGCTATTCGTTGGCGCTGCTGACCAAAGAGAGCGTCATAGTCCTGCCGCTCATGGTCGCGCTGTTGGCGTGGATGACCGATTCCTCGTCCGGAGCGCTGGGGCGCGCTCTCCGGCAATCAGGTCCGTACTGGTTGCTCACTCTTTTCCTCTATCTTCCACTTCGTTATGCCGTCTTCGGCCGGCTGGGCAGCCTCGCCACTCCCATCACGTGGGATACGCTGCTCTGGACTTTGCCTTCAGTGGCCTGGTTCTACTCCGGCAAACTCCTGCTCCCGATAGGTCTCAGCGCCTTTTACGATTTCTCCTTCGTCAATTCGCCGGACTTTGCCAACTTCGCGCTCCCGCTGCTGGGCTTGCTCGCCCTTGCTGCTGGGCTGTGGTTCATCGGGCGCAGATGGCCGTCTCCTGCGTTGGTTGCCGGCCTGGTCTGGCTCCTTCCCATCCTGCCGGTTTTGGCCCTGCCGGCGTTCCCCGCGACGCAGATCGTGGGCGACCGTTACCTCTACTTGCCCTCCATCGGCTTCGTGACCCTGGTCGCGCTGGCGCTGCGCCGCATCCGCCTGGGCAGCACTTTGCGCTTCGGGCTCCCCACCGGCCAATTCACGGCGGCGCTGGTGCTGGCTGCACTCCTGGGGGCAGGTACCGTCGCCCAGGCTCGTCATTGGGCCACCAACCTCTCGCTGTACACGCGCGCGGTCGAAATGGCGCCGCGCAACTTGGACGCGCTCACCTTCCTGGCCAATGAGCTCACCAACCGCGGCCAGATGGACCTGGCCATTCGTCTCTACCACGAGGCTCTGGCTATCGATCCCAACTACTGGTGGGGCAACCTCAGCCTGGGAATCACGTACTATCGCGCAGGAGATCTTGCCCAGGCGGAGATGTTCCTCAGCCGCGCCATCACAGCCAACCCGAACAACAGCCTGCAATTCCTGCACCTGGGGCTGGTGCGCCGTGCGCAGGGCGACCTGCCGCAGGCGCAGGCCGCCCTGGAACATGCCATTCGCCTGGAACCTACGGCCTCCGGATACCGTACGATTCTGGCGGAGGTGGAGGAGCAGCGCGGCGATCTCGAAGCCGCCCTCCGCCACTACCGCGAAGAGGCCGCACTGGTTCCCAACCATGCCGTGCTCGCCGAACGCATTCGCCGGGTCGAGCAACGCCTGCGCGAGCGCCCGGCTGATTCCCAACCGACTTTGGAGAGGAAGCCATGA
- a CDS encoding type II secretion system F family protein, which produces MAEFLIKMADEHGRLLEQVEDAQSEAEARERFSRQGFLVYSVRPRRILAGGEVHLPRRRRVKLDEFVIFNQQFVTLIRAGLPILTALDLLKARQRNAYFRGLLEDVRDRVRSGELLSEAFAAQKAFPRLYTTTLLAGEKSGNLEEVMNRYIVFQRTASSVRKKLLASLVYPALLVTLVVAMLIFLVTYVVPEFAKLFESLKAQLPPLTLFMLRIGVTLREHILLVAGGVLAVGLLVRRWQRSPAGAERLDRLRLATPVLGDIWLKYQIAIFARMMSTLLAGGLPLVPALETAGASLESKYLSRGVIQAAHRVREGQPLSKSLEETGSFPELSVEMIEVGESTGALPAMLNSVAEFYEEDVQTALAALMSLIEPAILIFMGLVVAFVLLSLYLPIFTLGAGGVAAR; this is translated from the coding sequence ATGGCCGAATTTCTCATCAAGATGGCCGACGAGCACGGCCGCCTGCTGGAGCAGGTGGAGGATGCGCAGTCGGAAGCCGAAGCGCGGGAGCGCTTCTCCCGGCAGGGCTTCCTGGTCTACTCGGTGCGGCCGCGCCGCATCCTGGCCGGGGGCGAGGTGCATCTGCCGCGGCGGCGGCGGGTGAAGCTCGATGAATTCGTCATCTTCAACCAGCAGTTCGTCACCCTGATCCGCGCCGGGCTTCCCATCCTGACCGCGCTCGACCTGCTGAAGGCGCGGCAGCGCAACGCCTACTTCCGCGGCCTGCTGGAGGACGTTCGCGACCGGGTGCGCAGCGGCGAGCTGCTTTCGGAAGCCTTCGCCGCGCAAAAGGCCTTCCCCAGGCTCTACACCACCACGCTATTGGCGGGCGAGAAGAGCGGCAACCTGGAAGAGGTGATGAACCGCTACATCGTCTTCCAGCGCACGGCCAGCTCGGTGCGCAAGAAACTGCTGGCGTCCCTGGTGTATCCGGCGCTACTGGTGACGCTGGTGGTCGCCATGCTGATCTTCCTGGTGACTTACGTGGTGCCGGAGTTCGCCAAGCTGTTCGAGTCGCTGAAGGCGCAGTTGCCGCCCCTGACGCTGTTCATGCTGCGCATCGGGGTGACCTTGCGCGAACACATCCTGCTGGTGGCCGGGGGCGTGCTGGCGGTGGGGCTGCTGGTGCGACGCTGGCAGCGCAGCCCGGCGGGCGCCGAGCGCCTGGATCGTCTGCGGCTGGCGACGCCGGTGCTGGGCGACATCTGGCTGAAGTACCAGATCGCCATTTTCGCGCGGATGATGTCCACGCTGCTGGCGGGCGGATTGCCGCTCGTGCCGGCGCTGGAGACGGCCGGGGCGTCGCTCGAAAGCAAGTACCTTTCGCGGGGCGTGATCCAGGCTGCGCACCGCGTACGCGAGGGCCAGCCGCTCTCCAAGAGCCTGGAAGAAACGGGTTCGTTTCCCGAACTTTCGGTGGAGATGATCGAGGTGGGCGAATCCACCGGCGCGCTGCCCGCGATGCTGAACTCGGTGGCCGAGTTCTACGAAGAAGACGTGCAGACGGCGCTGGCGGCGCTGATGTCACTGATCGAGCCCGCCATCCTCATTTTCATGGGCCTGGTGGTGGCTTTCGTGCTGCTGTCGCTTTACCTGCCCATCTTTACCCTGGGAGCGGGAGGGGTGGCGGCAAGGTGA